One Petrotoga sp. 9PW.55.5.1 genomic window carries:
- the tsaA gene encoding tRNA (N6-threonylcarbamoyladenosine(37)-N6)-methyltransferase TrmO: MDEIKYHPIGIVHSPFKEPKGTPIQPTAALGIKATVEIYHEYEEGLQDLECFSHIIIIYHFHLSKHYNLKVKPYMDNNFHGVFATRSPSRPNPIGLSVVRLISIENNVLNVQNIEIIEGTPVLDIKPYIPEFTTNEKIKIGWLENNIHKLRQSKDDGRFI; this comes from the coding sequence ATGGATGAAATTAAATACCATCCCATTGGTATAGTTCATTCTCCGTTTAAAGAACCAAAAGGTACACCTATACAACCCACTGCTGCTCTTGGAATCAAAGCAACTGTAGAAATCTACCATGAATATGAAGAAGGCTTACAAGATCTAGAATGTTTTTCTCATATAATCATAATATACCATTTTCATTTATCAAAACATTATAATTTGAAAGTCAAACCATATATGGATAACAATTTCCATGGTGTCTTTGCAACCCGAAGCCCTAGTAGGCCAAATCCTATTGGTTTGTCTGTTGTTAGATTAATAAGTATAGAAAATAACGTACTAAACGTTCAAAATATAGAAATTATTGAAGGTACACCAGTTCTAGATATAAAGCCATATATTCCAGAATTCACAACTAACGAAAAAATAAAAATAGGATGGCTTGAGAATAATATTCATAAATTAAGGCAATCAAAAGATGATGGTAGATTTATTTAA